A single window of Gopherus evgoodei ecotype Sinaloan lineage unplaced genomic scaffold, rGopEvg1_v1.p scaffold_87_arrow_ctg1, whole genome shotgun sequence DNA harbors:
- the ATXN2L gene encoding ataxin-2-like protein isoform X2, producing the protein MCWGCWVFEGVYNNSRMLHFLTAVVGSTCDVKVKNGSTFEGIFKTLSSKFELAVDAVHRKTPDQLVGPKREDIVDTMVFKPTDVMLVHFRNVDFNYATKDKFTDSAIAMNSKVNGEHKEKVLQRWEGGDSNSDDYDLESDMSNGWDPNEMFKFNEENYGVKTTYDSSLSSYTVPLEKDNSEEFRQREARAAQLAREIESSPQYRLRIAMENDDGRTEEEKHSSVQRQVSGRDSPSLASREGKYVPLPQRVREGSRGGIRCSSSRGGRPGVGSMPPRGSAHHPDSNSSPAPEQRGINGGPSRMSPKSQRPIRGAKTMSSPSSRPVEVSAAPPAVGRMYPPRSPKSASATPASSQDSPVGSAVSAAPASPSEARTGLESSVSPNPPSPKVAAPMLATAVEGKEAPTSVAKDPGRTLEATGSCELSKAANKGLQNEQKRTQLEELRKFGAQFKLQPSSSPETSLESFSARPKEPLEGKEKSLEPGICEGPEEAPPVSMVPKPNGTSLELLPESGKEEKGLCEVAEQQATNPPGKGEPEDKEEGPVSEQVKKSTLNPNAKEFNPSKTLLSVNKSTSTPTSPGPRAHSTPSIPVITAGQTGMYSPQYISYIPQIHMSPAVQAPQMYPYPVSSSVPGQQGKYRGAKGSLPPQRTDQHQPTSAPPIMQAAAAAGPPLVAATPYSSYISYNPQQFTGQPTMMQPMAHYPSQPVFAPMLQSNPRMMTSGSHPQAIVSSSTPQYSPSEQPTPQTLYATVHQSYPHHATQLHPHQPQPATTPTGNQQQAQHAAPSPVQHQAGQPPHLASAQQQQNLYHTATLTATPPSITPGPSAQSPQSSFPQQAVYAIHAHQQLQHSYTNMAHVTQAHVQTGITAAPPPHPGAPHPPQVMLLHPTQTHGGPPQGGVPQSGVPTLSASTPSPYTYIGHHQVSPIPAAPIPPPWKLKPRFLTVN; encoded by the exons ATGTGCTGGGGTTGctgg gtgttCGAAGGAGTCTATAACAATTCTCGAATGCTGCATTTCCTGACGGCTGTTGTG GGCTCCACGTGTGATGTGAAGGTGAAAAATGGCAGCACCTTTGAGGGGATTTTTAAAACCCTCAGCTCTAAG TTCGAGCTTGCTGTGGATGCGGTGCATAGGAAGACCCCAGATCAGCTGGTGGGACCTAAGCGGGAGGACATTGTGGACACCATGGTCTTCAAGCCCACTGATGTCATGCTGGTGCATTTCCgtaatgttgatttcaattacgcCACCAAAG ACAAGTTCACGGACTCTGCCATCGCCATGAACTCCAAGGTTAATGGGGAGCACAAAGAGaaggtgctgcagcgctgggaaggaggggacagCAACAGTGATGACTATGACCTGGAATCTGACATG TCTAATGGCTGGGATCCCAATGAGATGTTCAAGTTTAATGAAGAGAACTATGGCGTGAAGACAACGTATGACAGCAGTTTGTCCTCCTACAC CGTTCCTCTAGAGAAAGATAACTCGGAAGAGTTCCGGCAGCGGGAAGCCCGGGCGGCCCAGTTGGCCCGGGAGATTGAGTCGAGCCCCCAGTACCGCCTGCGCATCGCCATGGAGAATGATGACGGCCggacggaggaggagaagcacAGCTCTGTGCAGAGGCAGGTGTCTGGCAGGGATAGCCCCAGCTTGGCCTCCAG GGAGGGCAAGTATGTCCCGCTACCACAGCGCGTCAGAGAGGGCTCGCGAGGAGGCATCCGGTGCAGCAGCTCCCGGGGTGGGAGGCCAGGAGTGGGGTCCATGCCTCCCCGGGGCAGCGCGCACCATCCAGACAGCAACTCTAGTCCCGCCCCGGAGCAGCGAGGGATCAATGGAG GACCCTCCCGAATGTCTCCGAAGTCCCAGCGTCCCATCCGGGGTGCCAAGACCATGTCTTCCCCATCAAGCCGCCCTGTGGAGGTCTCAGCAGCTCCCCCTGCAG TGGGCCGCATGTACCCTCCTCGCTCTCCCAAGTCTGCCTCAGCCACTCCAGCCTCTTCCCAGGATTCTCCGGTGGGCTCTGCCGTGTCAGCAGCACCCGCATCCCCATCGGAGGCCAGAACTGGCCTGGAGTCAAGTGTTTCCCCAAACCCTCCTTCTCCCAAAGTAGCCGCCCCCATGCTGGCCACTGCTGTTGAGG GGAAAGAGGCTCCCACATCTGTGGCTAAAGATCCTGGCAGAACCTTGGAAGCGACAGGGTCGTGTGAACTCAGCAAGGCCGCTAACAAAG GGCTGCAGAATGAGCAGAAGCGGACCCAGCTGGAGGAGCTGCGCAAGTTTGGGGCCCAATTCAAG CTCCAGCCAAGCAGTTCCCCAGAGACCAGCCTGGAGTCCTTCAGTGCCAGGCCCAAGGAGCCTCTGGAGGGCAAGGAGAAGTCCCTTGAGCCAGGCATCTGCGAGGGGCCCGAGGAGGCTCCCCCTGTGAGCATGGTGCCAAAGCCCAACGGGACCAGCCTGGAGCTGCTGCCGGAGAGTGGCAAAGAGGAGAAGGGGCTGTGTGAGGTGGCCGAGCAGCAGGCGACCAACCCCCCAGGCAAGGGCGAGCCCGAGGACAAAGAGGAGGGGCCTGTGTCCGA GCAAGTGAAGAAATCGACTCTGAATCCCAATGCCAAGGAGTTCAACCCCTCGAAAACGCTGCTTTCTGTG AACAAGTCGACGAGCACCCCCACGTCACCGGGCCCTCGTGCCCATTCCACTCCCTCCATCCCAGTGATCACGGCTGGCCAGACGGGCATGTACAGCCCCCAGTACATTTCCTACATACCTCAGATCCACATGAGCCCTGCCGTCCAG GCGCCCCAGATGTACCCCtaccctgtctccagctctgTGCCTGGCCAGCAGGGCAAGTACCGAGGGGCCAAAG gttccctcccaccccagcgcACAGACCAGCATCAGCCAACATCTGCACCCCCCATTATGCAGGCAGCAGCGGCGGCAGGGCCCCCCCTGGTGGCAGCTACACCCTACTCCTCCTACATTTCCTATAACCCCCAGCAGTTCACGGGGCAGCCCACCATGATGCAGCCTATGGCGCACTACCCTTCTCAG CCTGTATTTGCCCCGATGCTCCAGAGCAATCCCCGCATGATGACATCTGGCAGCCACCCCCAGGCCATTGTGTCGTCCTCCACTCCCCAGTACTCCCCCTCGGAGCAGCCCACGCCCCAGACGCTCTATG CTACAGTTCATCAGTCCTATCCCCACCATGCGACACAACTGCACCCCCACCAGCCTCAGCCAGCCACCACCCCGACAGGGAACCAACAGCAGGCCCAgcatgctgcccccagccccgtaCAG CACCAGGCTGGGCAGCCGCCCCACCTGGCCAGTGCCCAGCAGCAGCAAAACCTGTACCACACAGCCACGCTGACGGCCACGCCACCCTCCATCACGCCAGGGCCCAGCGCCCAGTCCCCCCAGAGCAGCTTCCCACAGCAGGCTGTCTACGCCATCCACGCccaccagcagctgcagcacagctaCACCAACATGGCCCACGTCACCCAG GCCCATGTCCAGACTGGAATAACAGCAGcaccgcccccccaccccggggcaCCTCATCCCCCCCAGGTCATGCTGCTTCACCCCACGCAGACCCATGGGGGGCCCCCACAAGGTGGcgtgccacagagcggggtgccCACCCTCTCAGCCTCCACACCATCTCCATACACCTATATAGGACACCATCAAg TCTCACccatcccagcagctcccattccaCCCCCCTGGAAATTGAAGCCTCGATTCCTGACTGTGAACTGA
- the ATXN2L gene encoding ataxin-2-like protein isoform X1: protein MCWGCWVFEGVYNNSRMLHFLTAVVGSTCDVKVKNGSTFEGIFKTLSSKFELAVDAVHRKTPDQLVGPKREDIVDTMVFKPTDVMLVHFRNVDFNYATKDKFTDSAIAMNSKVNGEHKEKVLQRWEGGDSNSDDYDLESDMSNGWDPNEMFKFNEENYGVKTTYDSSLSSYTVPLEKDNSEEFRQREARAAQLAREIESSPQYRLRIAMENDDGRTEEEKHSSVQRQVSGRDSPSLASREGKYVPLPQRVREGSRGGIRCSSSRGGRPGVGSMPPRGSAHHPDSNSSPAPEQRGINGGPSRMSPKSQRPIRGAKTMSSPSSRPVEVSAAPPAVGRMYPPRSPKSASATPASSQDSPVGSAVSAAPASPSEARTGLESSVSPNPPSPKVAAPMLATAVEGKEAPTSVAKDPGRTLEATGSCELSKAANKAGLQNEQKRTQLEELRKFGAQFKLQPSSSPETSLESFSARPKEPLEGKEKSLEPGICEGPEEAPPVSMVPKPNGTSLELLPESGKEEKGLCEVAEQQATNPPGKGEPEDKEEGPVSEQVKKSTLNPNAKEFNPSKTLLSVNKSTSTPTSPGPRAHSTPSIPVITAGQTGMYSPQYISYIPQIHMSPAVQAPQMYPYPVSSSVPGQQGKYRGAKGSLPPQRTDQHQPTSAPPIMQAAAAAGPPLVAATPYSSYISYNPQQFTGQPTMMQPMAHYPSQPVFAPMLQSNPRMMTSGSHPQAIVSSSTPQYSPSEQPTPQTLYATVHQSYPHHATQLHPHQPQPATTPTGNQQQAQHAAPSPVQHQAGQPPHLASAQQQQNLYHTATLTATPPSITPGPSAQSPQSSFPQQAVYAIHAHQQLQHSYTNMAHVTQAHVQTGITAAPPPHPGAPHPPQVMLLHPTQTHGGPPQGGVPQSGVPTLSASTPSPYTYIGHHQVSPIPAAPIPPPWKLKPRFLTVN from the exons ATGTGCTGGGGTTGctgg gtgttCGAAGGAGTCTATAACAATTCTCGAATGCTGCATTTCCTGACGGCTGTTGTG GGCTCCACGTGTGATGTGAAGGTGAAAAATGGCAGCACCTTTGAGGGGATTTTTAAAACCCTCAGCTCTAAG TTCGAGCTTGCTGTGGATGCGGTGCATAGGAAGACCCCAGATCAGCTGGTGGGACCTAAGCGGGAGGACATTGTGGACACCATGGTCTTCAAGCCCACTGATGTCATGCTGGTGCATTTCCgtaatgttgatttcaattacgcCACCAAAG ACAAGTTCACGGACTCTGCCATCGCCATGAACTCCAAGGTTAATGGGGAGCACAAAGAGaaggtgctgcagcgctgggaaggaggggacagCAACAGTGATGACTATGACCTGGAATCTGACATG TCTAATGGCTGGGATCCCAATGAGATGTTCAAGTTTAATGAAGAGAACTATGGCGTGAAGACAACGTATGACAGCAGTTTGTCCTCCTACAC CGTTCCTCTAGAGAAAGATAACTCGGAAGAGTTCCGGCAGCGGGAAGCCCGGGCGGCCCAGTTGGCCCGGGAGATTGAGTCGAGCCCCCAGTACCGCCTGCGCATCGCCATGGAGAATGATGACGGCCggacggaggaggagaagcacAGCTCTGTGCAGAGGCAGGTGTCTGGCAGGGATAGCCCCAGCTTGGCCTCCAG GGAGGGCAAGTATGTCCCGCTACCACAGCGCGTCAGAGAGGGCTCGCGAGGAGGCATCCGGTGCAGCAGCTCCCGGGGTGGGAGGCCAGGAGTGGGGTCCATGCCTCCCCGGGGCAGCGCGCACCATCCAGACAGCAACTCTAGTCCCGCCCCGGAGCAGCGAGGGATCAATGGAG GACCCTCCCGAATGTCTCCGAAGTCCCAGCGTCCCATCCGGGGTGCCAAGACCATGTCTTCCCCATCAAGCCGCCCTGTGGAGGTCTCAGCAGCTCCCCCTGCAG TGGGCCGCATGTACCCTCCTCGCTCTCCCAAGTCTGCCTCAGCCACTCCAGCCTCTTCCCAGGATTCTCCGGTGGGCTCTGCCGTGTCAGCAGCACCCGCATCCCCATCGGAGGCCAGAACTGGCCTGGAGTCAAGTGTTTCCCCAAACCCTCCTTCTCCCAAAGTAGCCGCCCCCATGCTGGCCACTGCTGTTGAGG GGAAAGAGGCTCCCACATCTGTGGCTAAAGATCCTGGCAGAACCTTGGAAGCGACAGGGTCGTGTGAACTCAGCAAGGCCGCTAACAAAG CAGGGCTGCAGAATGAGCAGAAGCGGACCCAGCTGGAGGAGCTGCGCAAGTTTGGGGCCCAATTCAAG CTCCAGCCAAGCAGTTCCCCAGAGACCAGCCTGGAGTCCTTCAGTGCCAGGCCCAAGGAGCCTCTGGAGGGCAAGGAGAAGTCCCTTGAGCCAGGCATCTGCGAGGGGCCCGAGGAGGCTCCCCCTGTGAGCATGGTGCCAAAGCCCAACGGGACCAGCCTGGAGCTGCTGCCGGAGAGTGGCAAAGAGGAGAAGGGGCTGTGTGAGGTGGCCGAGCAGCAGGCGACCAACCCCCCAGGCAAGGGCGAGCCCGAGGACAAAGAGGAGGGGCCTGTGTCCGA GCAAGTGAAGAAATCGACTCTGAATCCCAATGCCAAGGAGTTCAACCCCTCGAAAACGCTGCTTTCTGTG AACAAGTCGACGAGCACCCCCACGTCACCGGGCCCTCGTGCCCATTCCACTCCCTCCATCCCAGTGATCACGGCTGGCCAGACGGGCATGTACAGCCCCCAGTACATTTCCTACATACCTCAGATCCACATGAGCCCTGCCGTCCAG GCGCCCCAGATGTACCCCtaccctgtctccagctctgTGCCTGGCCAGCAGGGCAAGTACCGAGGGGCCAAAG gttccctcccaccccagcgcACAGACCAGCATCAGCCAACATCTGCACCCCCCATTATGCAGGCAGCAGCGGCGGCAGGGCCCCCCCTGGTGGCAGCTACACCCTACTCCTCCTACATTTCCTATAACCCCCAGCAGTTCACGGGGCAGCCCACCATGATGCAGCCTATGGCGCACTACCCTTCTCAG CCTGTATTTGCCCCGATGCTCCAGAGCAATCCCCGCATGATGACATCTGGCAGCCACCCCCAGGCCATTGTGTCGTCCTCCACTCCCCAGTACTCCCCCTCGGAGCAGCCCACGCCCCAGACGCTCTATG CTACAGTTCATCAGTCCTATCCCCACCATGCGACACAACTGCACCCCCACCAGCCTCAGCCAGCCACCACCCCGACAGGGAACCAACAGCAGGCCCAgcatgctgcccccagccccgtaCAG CACCAGGCTGGGCAGCCGCCCCACCTGGCCAGTGCCCAGCAGCAGCAAAACCTGTACCACACAGCCACGCTGACGGCCACGCCACCCTCCATCACGCCAGGGCCCAGCGCCCAGTCCCCCCAGAGCAGCTTCCCACAGCAGGCTGTCTACGCCATCCACGCccaccagcagctgcagcacagctaCACCAACATGGCCCACGTCACCCAG GCCCATGTCCAGACTGGAATAACAGCAGcaccgcccccccaccccggggcaCCTCATCCCCCCCAGGTCATGCTGCTTCACCCCACGCAGACCCATGGGGGGCCCCCACAAGGTGGcgtgccacagagcggggtgccCACCCTCTCAGCCTCCACACCATCTCCATACACCTATATAGGACACCATCAAg TCTCACccatcccagcagctcccattccaCCCCCCTGGAAATTGAAGCCTCGATTCCTGACTGTGAACTGA
- the ATXN2L gene encoding ataxin-2-like protein isoform X4 has protein sequence MCWGCWVFEGVYNNSRMLHFLTAVVGSTCDVKVKNGSTFEGIFKTLSSKFELAVDAVHRKTPDQLVGPKREDIVDTMVFKPTDVMLVHFRNVDFNYATKDKFTDSAIAMNSKVNGEHKEKVLQRWEGGDSNSDDYDLESDMSNGWDPNEMFKFNEENYGVKTTYDSSLSSYTVPLEKDNSEEFRQREARAAQLAREIESSPQYRLRIAMENDDGRTEEEKHSSVQREGKYVPLPQRVREGSRGGIRCSSSRGGRPGVGSMPPRGSAHHPDSNSSPAPEQRGINGGPSRMSPKSQRPIRGAKTMSSPSSRPVEVSAAPPAVGRMYPPRSPKSASATPASSQDSPVGSAVSAAPASPSEARTGLESSVSPNPPSPKVAAPMLATAVEGKEAPTSVAKDPGRTLEATGSCELSKAANKAGLQNEQKRTQLEELRKFGAQFKLQPSSSPETSLESFSARPKEPLEGKEKSLEPGICEGPEEAPPVSMVPKPNGTSLELLPESGKEEKGLCEVAEQQATNPPGKGEPEDKEEGPVSEQVKKSTLNPNAKEFNPSKTLLSVNKSTSTPTSPGPRAHSTPSIPVITAGQTGMYSPQYISYIPQIHMSPAVQAPQMYPYPVSSSVPGQQGKYRGAKGSLPPQRTDQHQPTSAPPIMQAAAAAGPPLVAATPYSSYISYNPQQFTGQPTMMQPMAHYPSQPVFAPMLQSNPRMMTSGSHPQAIVSSSTPQYSPSEQPTPQTLYATVHQSYPHHATQLHPHQPQPATTPTGNQQQAQHAAPSPVQHQAGQPPHLASAQQQQNLYHTATLTATPPSITPGPSAQSPQSSFPQQAVYAIHAHQQLQHSYTNMAHVTQAHVQTGITAAPPPHPGAPHPPQVMLLHPTQTHGGPPQGGVPQSGVPTLSASTPSPYTYIGHHQVSPIPAAPIPPPWKLKPRFLTVN, from the exons ATGTGCTGGGGTTGctgg gtgttCGAAGGAGTCTATAACAATTCTCGAATGCTGCATTTCCTGACGGCTGTTGTG GGCTCCACGTGTGATGTGAAGGTGAAAAATGGCAGCACCTTTGAGGGGATTTTTAAAACCCTCAGCTCTAAG TTCGAGCTTGCTGTGGATGCGGTGCATAGGAAGACCCCAGATCAGCTGGTGGGACCTAAGCGGGAGGACATTGTGGACACCATGGTCTTCAAGCCCACTGATGTCATGCTGGTGCATTTCCgtaatgttgatttcaattacgcCACCAAAG ACAAGTTCACGGACTCTGCCATCGCCATGAACTCCAAGGTTAATGGGGAGCACAAAGAGaaggtgctgcagcgctgggaaggaggggacagCAACAGTGATGACTATGACCTGGAATCTGACATG TCTAATGGCTGGGATCCCAATGAGATGTTCAAGTTTAATGAAGAGAACTATGGCGTGAAGACAACGTATGACAGCAGTTTGTCCTCCTACAC CGTTCCTCTAGAGAAAGATAACTCGGAAGAGTTCCGGCAGCGGGAAGCCCGGGCGGCCCAGTTGGCCCGGGAGATTGAGTCGAGCCCCCAGTACCGCCTGCGCATCGCCATGGAGAATGATGACGGCCggacggaggaggagaagcacAGCTCTGTGCAGAG GGAGGGCAAGTATGTCCCGCTACCACAGCGCGTCAGAGAGGGCTCGCGAGGAGGCATCCGGTGCAGCAGCTCCCGGGGTGGGAGGCCAGGAGTGGGGTCCATGCCTCCCCGGGGCAGCGCGCACCATCCAGACAGCAACTCTAGTCCCGCCCCGGAGCAGCGAGGGATCAATGGAG GACCCTCCCGAATGTCTCCGAAGTCCCAGCGTCCCATCCGGGGTGCCAAGACCATGTCTTCCCCATCAAGCCGCCCTGTGGAGGTCTCAGCAGCTCCCCCTGCAG TGGGCCGCATGTACCCTCCTCGCTCTCCCAAGTCTGCCTCAGCCACTCCAGCCTCTTCCCAGGATTCTCCGGTGGGCTCTGCCGTGTCAGCAGCACCCGCATCCCCATCGGAGGCCAGAACTGGCCTGGAGTCAAGTGTTTCCCCAAACCCTCCTTCTCCCAAAGTAGCCGCCCCCATGCTGGCCACTGCTGTTGAGG GGAAAGAGGCTCCCACATCTGTGGCTAAAGATCCTGGCAGAACCTTGGAAGCGACAGGGTCGTGTGAACTCAGCAAGGCCGCTAACAAAG CAGGGCTGCAGAATGAGCAGAAGCGGACCCAGCTGGAGGAGCTGCGCAAGTTTGGGGCCCAATTCAAG CTCCAGCCAAGCAGTTCCCCAGAGACCAGCCTGGAGTCCTTCAGTGCCAGGCCCAAGGAGCCTCTGGAGGGCAAGGAGAAGTCCCTTGAGCCAGGCATCTGCGAGGGGCCCGAGGAGGCTCCCCCTGTGAGCATGGTGCCAAAGCCCAACGGGACCAGCCTGGAGCTGCTGCCGGAGAGTGGCAAAGAGGAGAAGGGGCTGTGTGAGGTGGCCGAGCAGCAGGCGACCAACCCCCCAGGCAAGGGCGAGCCCGAGGACAAAGAGGAGGGGCCTGTGTCCGA GCAAGTGAAGAAATCGACTCTGAATCCCAATGCCAAGGAGTTCAACCCCTCGAAAACGCTGCTTTCTGTG AACAAGTCGACGAGCACCCCCACGTCACCGGGCCCTCGTGCCCATTCCACTCCCTCCATCCCAGTGATCACGGCTGGCCAGACGGGCATGTACAGCCCCCAGTACATTTCCTACATACCTCAGATCCACATGAGCCCTGCCGTCCAG GCGCCCCAGATGTACCCCtaccctgtctccagctctgTGCCTGGCCAGCAGGGCAAGTACCGAGGGGCCAAAG gttccctcccaccccagcgcACAGACCAGCATCAGCCAACATCTGCACCCCCCATTATGCAGGCAGCAGCGGCGGCAGGGCCCCCCCTGGTGGCAGCTACACCCTACTCCTCCTACATTTCCTATAACCCCCAGCAGTTCACGGGGCAGCCCACCATGATGCAGCCTATGGCGCACTACCCTTCTCAG CCTGTATTTGCCCCGATGCTCCAGAGCAATCCCCGCATGATGACATCTGGCAGCCACCCCCAGGCCATTGTGTCGTCCTCCACTCCCCAGTACTCCCCCTCGGAGCAGCCCACGCCCCAGACGCTCTATG CTACAGTTCATCAGTCCTATCCCCACCATGCGACACAACTGCACCCCCACCAGCCTCAGCCAGCCACCACCCCGACAGGGAACCAACAGCAGGCCCAgcatgctgcccccagccccgtaCAG CACCAGGCTGGGCAGCCGCCCCACCTGGCCAGTGCCCAGCAGCAGCAAAACCTGTACCACACAGCCACGCTGACGGCCACGCCACCCTCCATCACGCCAGGGCCCAGCGCCCAGTCCCCCCAGAGCAGCTTCCCACAGCAGGCTGTCTACGCCATCCACGCccaccagcagctgcagcacagctaCACCAACATGGCCCACGTCACCCAG GCCCATGTCCAGACTGGAATAACAGCAGcaccgcccccccaccccggggcaCCTCATCCCCCCCAGGTCATGCTGCTTCACCCCACGCAGACCCATGGGGGGCCCCCACAAGGTGGcgtgccacagagcggggtgccCACCCTCTCAGCCTCCACACCATCTCCATACACCTATATAGGACACCATCAAg TCTCACccatcccagcagctcccattccaCCCCCCTGGAAATTGAAGCCTCGATTCCTGACTGTGAACTGA